CGTTGATAGCTGACCGGTAGGCAGCGCTGCATAGCGTCCAGTATTTTCGCGTCTGGCCCTATCAGTACTCGACGGCGACCTCTCTTTACACCGTTTAGAATCACCTTGGCTGCCTTTTCTGGTGTTGTCATAAATAGTGACTCAAATTGATCTCTCAAATGCTCTGCGCTGGCGTTACCCGTGAGGTTTTCGACACTCTTAGTCATTCGAGCATTGCGCGCTATATTGGTTTGAATGCCTCCAGGGTGAATGCAGGTAGCGTCAACATTACTTTTTTCCAGGTCTAGCTCCTGTCGAAGTGACTCAGTGAACCCCCTGACGGCAAATTTGGATAAGTTATATCCACTTTGAGTGGGCTGAGAGAAGAGACCAAAAACACTCGACACATTGACAACATGCCCAGACTCCCGCGCTTGTTTAATATGAGGCAGAAATGCTTTCGTGCCATAAATTACCCCCCAAAGATTGATATTAATTATCCACTCGTAGTCTTCATATCGCGTCTCTTCTACGGTTCCGCCTAGGGCAACGCCGGCATTATTGAAGATAAGGTTAACTTTACCGTGGTCTTTAACGACCTTGTCTGCCCAGTCATAAACCGCTTGGCGATCGGCGACGTTAACAACCGTTGTTGTCACGTTAACACCGTTTGACTTTGCGTGAGTCGCGGTTTCTGCAAGACCTGCCTGATCGACATCACTCAACGCCAAATGGCACCCATAAGATGATAGTTCAATTGCCAGGGCACGCCCTATGCCAGACGCAGCGCCGGTAATGGCGGCGACCTTTCCGTTAAAGTATCTCATGCAGTTGCCTCTGTTGATTGCATCGTTGATCTAGATTTTTTGCTGGGTGTTAAACGTTTGCTCGAATATTGATTATAGAGCGGATTGGTATAGTATGCGGATGCATCAAAATGTCGGGTCTGCAATCTAAACTGCCAAGTAAATCCTGGCCATAAGGTCACATTTCTGCCACTTTCTGGATGAATATACCAGCTCTGACAGCCCCCTGAACTCCATACGGTATCGGTGAGTTTATTCTGAATCTTGTCATTGAACTCACGCTGCTTGTCTGCTGAAACATCAACAAACGGTATTTTTTGCGTGCCCATAAACTTCAATGCACTTTTTACGTAGGCTATTTGAGATTCAATCATGTAGACCATAGAGTTGTGGCCCAAACCGGTATTAGGCCCCATGAGAATAAATAGGTTGGGGAACCCTGCAACGGTGGTGCCTTTATACGCTTCGGGACCTTGCGGCCAGGCATCATTAATATCTTGGCCGTTGCGACCGAATAGAAACCCTCGTGGAATGGGGTCCGATGCTTTAAAGCCGGTACCAAAAATAATGGCATCGATTTTTTGTTCTTTGCCATCATCCCTCACAATGCTGTTAGCGGTGACTTTTTTGATGCCTGTTGTGATGACCTCAGTATTATCTTGATCCAGTGCTTGGTAATAGTCATCAGACATCAGGATGCGTTTGCAGCCAACAGTGTAATCAGGTGTGACTTTTTTCCTAAGCTCTGGGTCGCTGATTTGGGAGCGTATATGCTTTAACGCCCAGTATTTCGCTAGTGACATCAAACGAGGGTCAAATGAGAAACCAACAGCACGACTTTCATACAGCCAGTAAAGACCATCTCGAAATACTTGCTGTGCTTTTGGTATGCGCTTAAACAGTTTTTGCTCAATCTTAGAAATAGCTCGGTCTGGTTTGGGCAAAATCCAGGGAGGCGTTCGTTGATAAAGTGATAGGCTCCTCGCCTGCTGTTGCACATGAGGTACAAATTGAATAGCGGAGGCTCCGGTGCCTATAACCGCCACTCGTTTACCTTTCAGGTCATAGTCATGATCCCAATCTTGCGAGTGAAAGGTTTTGCCTTTGAATTTATTCAACCCTTCTACAGATGGGTAGCTGGGGATTGAAAGTCCACCAGCACCGGCTATCAAAACGTCTGCGGTGTATTCTACACCCTGATTATCCTGCAGCGTCCAACGGTTGTTTTTGTTGTCCCAACGGGCACTACTTAACGCCGTTTTAAGTTTGATATGAGGCATGATGTCGTAGGTGTCAGCACAGTATTCGAGATACGCTTTGATCTCTTTCTGAGGCGCAAACATTCTCGTCCAGTTAGGGTTCTGGGCAAATGAGAACGAATATAAGTGAGAGGGCACGTCACATGCACAACCCGGGTAATGGTTAACTCGCCAGGTTCCTCCAACCCCCGCTTCTTTTTCAAACACGATGAAGTCCTCTTCACCAGACTGCTTTAGTTGAATAGCCATACCTAATCCGGAAAAACCAGTGCCGATAATAGCCACTTTATGATGTGTTGTTGTCTGCTTAGTCATATTGCAATCCTGCAACTATTGTCGGCGAACAAAGGCCGAAAGAGATGAATAAACGGGCCGAGCAAGGCTGTGTGCATTCTCGTGCCGGCATGAGTGAGGGTTAGCCATTTGAGACGCTGGCAGCTTGATAATCTGAGGTTTCATTAAGTATGGGGTTCAACAACTCCTCAAATTTTTCAAGGTGATGGCGGTTGTCATGATCCCATGGGTGAAATCCTGGGCGGAACCAATCGAACCAAGCGCTAATGCACTGGCGTTTAAGCCCCGGTTTACCCCACAGGAAATTAGCGCCTTTAATCCACCCTTTTATGTCTAGCAAGCCTTTTTCGCGTCGGACATTTTCGATATAAAACGGGTATTGCAGCGCAAAATAGATGGAGGTCGCCGCAACCAGGTAGCTACAACGTAGTAAGTAGGCATTGAGGTTATTGCCCATGACATCCCGATACACATCAAAGGCAACGGCTTTGTGTTCGGTTTCTTCATAAGCGTGCCAACGCCACATGGTGGTATAACGTTCGTCTGAGCCGTCAAAGCTTTCAGGATTGTTGAGTAATGCGTCAGCAAGCAACCCGGTCAGGTGCTCAAGGCCAATGGTGACGGCTAGCTGATGTTCTGCCGGCAGTACACGCTCAGCAAACGACAACAAGCGCTGTACGACTTCTTCTTGGGCATTGGCAGGTGTGCCGGCTTCTTCAAGTAGTTTGTTAAGTTCCTCGTGTTCACGACCATGCATCGCTTCTTGGCCAATGAATGCGGTTACCGCTTTGGTCAACTCTTTATCGGTTATCTGTTTGCGAAACAGGCGAACGGACTTTATAAAGAAGCGTTCGCCTACTGGCAAGAATAGGCTCATTGTGTTCAGATACTGAGATACATTCATCCCGTCCTTGTGCCAGTGGGTCACGTTATGGGCGGGTAGTTTAAATTTTATATCTCTCAACGTAGGGGTAATTGAAATTGTCATAAGTATATCTCTCGTTTCTATGTGACATTAAATAATGATACATTAATAATGGTATCATGCAAGACGGTGTTTTCTTTTTTGTTCGTTTTGTGAGTCGTTTGTGATGGCTTTATCGGCCATTGAGCTGGCTTATGCCGAGCGCTCTATTCGATCGATAAACTGCATGAGATACTGGTTGAAGCATTGATGATGACTGTGATGTGCCCAATGTTTACCCTCGATAACATGCTGTTCAAGGGTTTTGATATATTCATCGTAAAACTCAAATAGCTGATGAGAAATAAAACGATCAGCGCGAGGGATGATAAGTTGCACCGGGACGATAATGCTTTTTTTAGCAGGCAGTGGAGGGGGGTTAAGGGGGTTCTGTCGATACAGTTCGATCGGGTTAAGGCAGGTTTTTTCAACGCCTAACTGGGTTGTGTTCAGGTAGCTATCTTCACCGTCGACACCATTCGCTTTTAAAAGCGCTCGCCAAATAGAGCGGCCGAACTGTTTAAAGAGTAGTTCTGGTAGCAGGGGGACATTAAAAAGATAAACATACCAGGAGAATACTCCCTGCTGCAGTGCCTGGGCGATACGTTTAGGGTTACCTGAAATCAGATTTCGACGGGCCCAATCGAGCATCAGCCTTAGGTGGGGGCCTGACATGCTGGTATAGGATATCACTCGATGAGCGTACCGAGGGGTAGACACGAAAGACCACCCGATGACCGACCCCCAATCATGTCCAACAAGATGAACGCGACCTTCTGCACCGACTGTTGCATTAAGTACCGCATCAATGTCGGCTAGCATGTGATCCATATGGTAGGCATTTTGTTTTGCCGAAGGCGTAGAGTTGCCTACGCCTCGCATATCAAATGTAATGACTTGGAATGTCTGCTTTAAGGTTTCTACCTGGTGGTGCCAACTGGCATGATTGTCAGGGAAACCGTGAAGTAGCAGAACGGTAGGGTTCCGGCTCTCTCCGTCAACTTTCACATAAAGATCGACGTCATCGCTGCTAACTATTAAATCTCGCATAAATCCTCCTTTAATCTGTGCTATTAATATGGCTAATGATTGATATGCGTTTCTTTAAGTAAGCGGGCTGCGTCTGCGCGATGTGCAGCAGGTGATAGAAAGAAGTAAGCCTGTGCCTGTTCTGTGCTCGCCTCTGTGCTGGGGTTATAGCTTGGTTTAAAATATCGGGATGCCTGACTTGCTAGCCATAGCAATGAAGGTAGCCGCCCATTTTTAGCTTGACGTTGCCACTCGCGCCAGTAAAACAGACCTAGCACTTTGGGTTTTTTATCTGCAAACACGGCGTCTTGTGCCATTAAGTTGCTTGAGCCCTTCACCCATAACCCGATAATAATAGGAAAGACCACCAGCATCTGAAGATAACGCATGGGATAACTACCACCTAGATGACGGTAGACGTCAAACGCAACACTACGGTGCTCAATTTCTTCAGCGGCATGCCATCTTAATATATCAAGTACGGTGGTATCGGCTTGGTCTTGATCCCACTGGGTATTCTCAAGTGCATATTTTCCTAGAACGCAGGTAAAGTGCTCGACTGCGGCAATAAGGCCTAGTCTTAGTACTAGCCACTCCTGTACCATTGCTTTGGGCACTTTATAGCCAAAAGGTTTGTCGTGTAAGACAGAATCAAACAACCACTCTACTTGTTTGACAAAATCATCGACGACCATCCCCTGACTTTCAAGAAAGTCCGATATGCCACTGTTGTGTGCCTTTGCGTGCATCGCTTCTTGTTTAATAAAACCTTTTACGTCTTGTTGTAGCTTGTCGTCACGAATATAGGGCAGTGCTTTGTTATAGAGTCGACAAAAAAAATACTCCCCTGCGGGCAAAATGGTGTGAATGACGCTGATAAAATGGCTGCTGTATGGGTCATTGGGAATCCAGTGCAAAGGTGACGCTGAAAAATCAAAGGAGACTTTGCGTTGAATGAGCAATGTATCTGTTTGGGAAACTTGACTCGAAGATACTGTTTTAGTGTTCATGTCTAACCTCGTCAAATGTCTTTTGCCTTATTGGGCTTAATCTCAAACTCATTAGCTGATTGTGATTAAATAGTTTGCTTGCCTGAGTGCGCACTGTGGATGGCGAGTGCGCAAGAATATCTAGCATGGCGAGTGGGTGGGTGCTAACCAGATACTCAATTACCTGCGTTGCCATTTTCTTTTTAAGCCCGGCAAGTACCGCAGCTGATAGAGAACTGTCCATATTGACTGCGGCATCCCCCACATACTCAACGGGCATTCCGGCGGTTACGCCTAGAATTTGTTTCAGGCTTAGGTTACTGGTGATTTTGGCTGCGATGGCGGGCTCGATATATTTGGGGGCAATAGAATGCAGAATAAAATTAGGGACATATTTCATCATCATGGCCATTGACTCATAAAACTTGTCATGGCCATTTGTTTCGCGAGTGATAATCCTATCGACCAGATGGCGTACGTCTTCCACCTGTTGATGCGTTAATTCTGAGAGTAACGAAGGCTTGTCGCCCCCGGTTAATTTATAAAAATAGTCCAAATTGTATTGGTGTTGTTCGCTCATTATTCCTTCGCTCCACTTAAATAAGCTGATGATTAGACGGTTTCCATTGGGCTGTACAACGTCGTTCATTTTTCAAATAGCCGCTGTTTTCAGGCGAACGAAACAATTACTTGCAATGGTTGATAAAACTATAATACATTTATGTATGTGACATCAAGTAATGATACATAGATATATTTGGTCGTACTTTTCTTGTTGGTACAGCCCTTTTTTGAACGAGACCGGACTATGCTTGAAACTAAAACAATCGATACAACATTTTATAAACTCCCATTGATTGAAGTACGCCCCCTTACCTCAGATAGCGTGAAGTTAACGTTTGGGGTCCCTAAAGAACTTAAAGTCGCTTACCGGTTTGTACCCGGGCAGTACCTGACGCTCCGATCCGTTATTGATGGGAAGAGAGTTTCACGGTGCTATTCAATTTGTTCATCAGCAGATTCAGGTGAACTGAGTGTTGCTATTCGGAGAGTGAAAGGCGGCCTTTTTTCATCTCATGCGGTTAGCCAGTTTGCCGTTAACGACGTAGTAGAGGTAATGCCACCAATGGGCCAATTCATGCTCTCTTCTGATAGGAAAGGTTCTTTTTTAGACATCGGTACAAGATCAACAGAAAGAGGGACAACGTTAGTCACCGAGAGGTGTTATGCAGCTGTTGCGGGTGGTAGCGGCATTACACCGATTCTGTCGATGATCACGACAGTGATGAGTGTTGAACCTCAGAGTCACTTTGTGTTGTTTTATGCGAACCGGTCAGAGCGGACGATGATGTTTCGTGATGAACTGAAGGCGATACAGCGTCAGTGCAAAGGGCGCTTTCATTTAGTGTCGATTTATTCTGATAGCGCTGAAACAGAGCCGCTGATTCACCACGCGGTTGCCAGTGTGTTGGAACCCAATACAACGGGCTTGGCTCAAACTTCCGCAGATATCATCCCTCCGAATCTTAAAATTTTATTGCAACAGTTGCCGGATCTAATGAGTGCTGATAGCTGGTACCTGTGCGGGCCACAAGCTATGACAGACAGGCTGAAACAGGTGCTGGCAGAGAGTGGCGTTGATGAGAGTCGTATCCAGCGCGAGTTATTTACAGCGGATACCCGTGAAAGTGTGTTGGTGAGCCCCAGAGATGAAGATAAGTCTGAACTCTGCAGCCAGATTAAGGTGATATTTGAGGGACTGTCGATTGAGTTTCATCTTGAACAAGAGGGTGAGGTTGTTTTGAACGAAGCGCTTAAACATAGGGATGATTTACCCCATGCCTGCCAATTTGGAGCTTGTGGTACTTGCAGAGCGAAAATAATCTCAGGGTCTGCCGTCATGAAAGAGAATATGGCATTAGAGGATGAAGAAGTTGAAGAGGGGTATGTTCTTACCTGCCAAGCGCAACCAACGAGCCGGGTCTTGGCGCTGAGCTTTGATGAGTAACGCCTACGCTACTCTTTATTTTTCTTTGCGTGGCTCGCCGATGTCGATGAGCCACGTATCGTATACCGCAGATTGCAATGCCGCGGTAATCAAATGCTAGTTAGCTAAAAAGAGGCTTTATCGGTAATAAAGGTTCAAAATCAGGGTCAACTTTTTGTGCTTTTGCACCAAAGCACTTCATCATGTCCTGAGGGCGGAACATACCTGACTGCCAAGTGGCCATGTACTTCAAGCTATCGGCAACGCTATGGTCGCGGCTATAGTTGATCATCTCTTTACAGCCTGCGACTGCCATAGGTGATTGCTTGGCGATTTCACGGGCAACCTCCATTACACCTTCAAGCATCGCCTCTTGTGTTGGATAGACTTTATTGACCAAACCGATCTCTTTGGCTTCTTGTGCTTGAAACTTACGACCAGTGTATGCGAGTTCTCGCATAATCCCCTGAGGAATGAGGAGAGGTAGACGCTGTAAAGTGCCTAAGTCTGCAGTCATCCCCAACTGTGTCTCTTTAATGGTGAAAAATGTGTCTTCAGTACAGTAACGGCTGTCACATGCACTCACCATATCTACGGCGCCACCAATACAGCCGCCTTGAATCGCTGCCAATACGGGGATGCGAACCTCTTCTAACACGTTAAATGCCTGTTGAAGTTGTAGCACTGCTCTACGCAGGTTTTCTGCCATGCGAGCAGGGTCACCATTCATTGGGATGCTGTTTGGAGACGTAAATACCGCGAGATCCATACCTGCTGAGAAGTGTTTGCCAGTAGACGATATGACAATGACACGGGCTTCAGCCTTGTTGTCTATTTCTGTAATTGCGACAGGAAGCTCTTTCCAAAAGTCGACATTCATCGAGTTAAGTTCGTTAGGCCGGTTTAGCTTAACATGGGCAATATGGTTCTCAATGCTGACTTCAAGGCTTTTGAAGCTCATGTGGCTCTCCTGATGCGATTAAATTGACACTGTAAAGATAGTTAAGGTACGGCTTGATGTTGACGCTGTCAATATGGTGCAGAATATGATTACTCGCTTTTAAGACGACCTTCTCGTTTAAGTCGACGCAACACCCAATTGCGATAGATTTTGCGTATGGTTTCTTTGACCCACTTAAAATTTAGAAACCATGCTAAAGGTTTTAGCCATCTGATTTTAGAGATCAGTAATATATAGGCTTCGATGTCGTTGCTAATTACCCCTTCAGGCGTTTGAATATGAAGCTTAATCATTGCTTCTTCAGGGTCGATGCCCTGTGACTTGAGCAGTTCGTCGTTGTCGGTGATATCACACCACTCAACCGCCTCTTCACCCGCTAATTGGTCATATCGCTTTCTATCTTTGCGACACCCAGCACAAGATGCATCGTAGTAAACGCGTATTTTGTCCTGTTTAGGGGGGGGGCTTTTTCCAGTTTCCATTCTTTTAGTATAGACAAAACCCATAAACTGTAAGCGTCTGTAGGCTCATTGTTACCGACTGTTAGTGCGTGAACTGGTATCAACGTATTTCATAGCGATTAGTCGTATAGTGCCAATCAACGACTATCTCTGTGGGATCTACCAATGAACGAAAAAATTCCTACCAAATTTCTTAAACTTACAAAGTTAGCTGAAGTACCGCGAGCAGAGTATATGGATGGGCCATCGGCTACAGATCTGCGAGACGAGAGTAAACGAAAGTCATTTCTTCGTATGCTTAGAAAACCTCAAAAGGCAACGCAATCGATAGTAAATGATCGCTCACCAGTGAGCTTAACGTTTAATGCGGCTGCTTGGATGCGTGTACCTGATAGCACCCAAAAGACTGTATCGTTGGTGATTTGCTATAAAGATGCAACGGGCGAATATGCGTTGGTGGTCGATGAAGCTGATATTGGTAGCGATGACTCTTTGATGCTGTCGGGCTGTGTGACGCTCGAATCAATTGGAACACCTGAATATATTCGGGCATGTTGCGCGGGTTTGAGTGAGGGACAGTTGACCTTTGTTGATGAGCTTCATGTTCAAAAAGTAAGTGCTGGCGTCGCATCATCAGACACCTTGAAAACCGCATAATCCTCTGTTCGTAAAGCGTAATTTAAACCTTTCATCAGCTTATGCCCTTTTTCTTTCAAGGGCATAGGCGGTCTGCTTTTCTGCGTTAATCACCAACCCCTTTGGCACAAGCGATACAGGTATTGAGTCCCATGTTAAGCCTGTGATTCTGTTCAGTGAATCAAGCGCTTTTTGTGTATCCTTGTCTTTTATCTGTATGACATTGTTAAGGGGCATGGTTAATCTCCGCTGCGTGATGCTATACGCTTTTGCTATATCTGAGTCTATCTCTTTTCTATAAGTCGTTACTGTATAGTTAGCGAATAACGTGCCAACTATAAAAAATCATGTAAAACAATTGGTTACGATTTATTGATGTTAGATGGACGCTTTTGACTGACACTATAGGTCAGTTGCTGACCTTACCCCTTTGGGTGCCCCTGAAGGTTACTTTGTCGCATTTTTGCGACACCTAACTTGTTGAAAAATAAAGATTATGTGTTGGTGTCGCTGAATATGTTGCTAAATAGCAACAGGTAGCGGTGTTATAAGGTGATTTTCGCCTTTATGGCGGGTGCTTTGGTCTGCTAATGAGTTGTAACGCAATGAATAGAAACAAAAAATAGCGTTATAGGTATGGTAATTGATATGACGGTATTGGATATATCGTCAGGGCTAATAATTAAGAAAAATGAACACCCCTGTCGACACTAAAATTTGAGTGTAAAGACTTTCTAGCAGGGACAATAATGATTCGAACCATCAGGTTGCGAACACTGACGCTTGTCGTGTTTGTTATGGCAATGTTACTACACGTGGGAACCGCAGAGGGGTTATCTTTGTCTCAGTCTGCCAAAGGGATGCCATGGGTTGTGAGTACGTTAAGTGAAAATATTTTACCAAACCGTGCTATGACACCGCCGTCTTACGATTTCAAACGACTTGAAGCCTATCAGTCAGAGCAGCTTTCAGAGGTGTTTTCTCGCTGGAATCGATATAACGAAGGTCGCGGTTTCTTCGGTAATATCGTCAATTTATCGATTAAGCTCGATGAAGCATATCTAACAGATATTGAAAAAACATATGGTGCCGCAGCTCGAGAGCGTATTGAGCGCTGGCAGACGATGACGACCTTGAACGACAAGTTGCATATTGAACGCAAACTCTCTTTGGTTAATGAGTTCTTTAATAAAACTGACTTTAAATCAGATATGTCTCACTGGGGGCAAGAGGACTATTGGGCCAGCCCTGTTGAGCTGTTGAGTACCAACGCCGGGGACTGTGAGGATTACTCTATCGCCAAATACTTTACCCTGATGGCGATGGGGGTGCCGGTTGAGCATTTGCGGATTACCTATGTTAAAGCCGTGAGGCTTAATCAGGCGCACATGGTATTAGCCTACTATGAGGAACCTAATAAAGAGCCGCTAATCCTGGATAATATGACTGATGAGATTCTGCCGGCTTCAGAGCGTACAGATTTAGTTCCAGTTTATAGTTTTAATGGCTGATGTTTTATTGTGTTGAGATAAGTGGTATTTATAACCCGTAACGCACCATAGTGAATATGTATATGGGGCTTATCTACACGTATTCAGGGTCATACTATTGAGACAACAGGTTGTAGGGTTGGGCGATCAACACTATCGGGTGGCGGTATGCATAGGTAATCGTCCGACGATTCCGTACTATCAAAATCTCAACGAGTTCGCCCCGTTAAAGCCAGATGAGATCGCCCATATTGTCGAGCATACTGGCAATCATTGGCGAAAAGTCTTCAATATATTTGCCAAATTAATGTTTCAACTCGATAAGAGTTCAGAGCCAACCTGGCAGGCGTATCGTGACCGTGCTCTATTGCAGCAGGGATCTGGTCATGCGCTTGTTTTCTCTTCCTTTGAGTCGCTTCCTCTTTCAGACGACAGTGTCGTTATCATTGCGGGTAAATCTTACGCCGAGGAGCTTGGGGTGTTAGAGTCCGTTAGCCCTATCGGAGAGGGGTTTTATATTCATCCCTCTGCAAAAGTGATCGTCACGCCTTATTTTGACTACCGCCAACTATCTAATCGAAAACTGGATATGTTAATCTCACTGATTACCAGTGACTTAAAATTCAAATGCTAGCGGTATGTCATTCAAATAATAAAGGTTTCTTACACGATGGATAAAAGCATCAAAAAGCCAAGCCTGCTAATGTTAGCGCTCGA
This genomic window from Alkalimarinus sediminis contains:
- a CDS encoding SDR family NAD(P)-dependent oxidoreductase, which codes for MRYFNGKVAAITGAASGIGRALAIELSSYGCHLALSDVDQAGLAETATHAKSNGVNVTTTVVNVADRQAVYDWADKVVKDHGKVNLIFNNAGVALGGTVEETRYEDYEWIININLWGVIYGTKAFLPHIKQARESGHVVNVSSVFGLFSQPTQSGYNLSKFAVRGFTESLRQELDLEKSNVDATCIHPGGIQTNIARNARMTKSVENLTGNASAEHLRDQFESLFMTTPEKAAKVILNGVKRGRRRVLIGPDAKILDAMQRCLPVSYQRLVTTSFKWVSR
- a CDS encoding flavin-containing monooxygenase, which encodes MTKQTTTHHKVAIIGTGFSGLGMAIQLKQSGEEDFIVFEKEAGVGGTWRVNHYPGCACDVPSHLYSFSFAQNPNWTRMFAPQKEIKAYLEYCADTYDIMPHIKLKTALSSARWDNKNNRWTLQDNQGVEYTADVLIAGAGGLSIPSYPSVEGLNKFKGKTFHSQDWDHDYDLKGKRVAVIGTGASAIQFVPHVQQQARSLSLYQRTPPWILPKPDRAISKIEQKLFKRIPKAQQVFRDGLYWLYESRAVGFSFDPRLMSLAKYWALKHIRSQISDPELRKKVTPDYTVGCKRILMSDDYYQALDQDNTEVITTGIKKVTANSIVRDDGKEQKIDAIIFGTGFKASDPIPRGFLFGRNGQDINDAWPQGPEAYKGTTVAGFPNLFILMGPNTGLGHNSMVYMIESQIAYVKSALKFMGTQKIPFVDVSADKQREFNDKIQNKLTDTVWSSGGCQSWYIHPESGRNVTLWPGFTWQFRLQTRHFDASAYYTNPLYNQYSSKRLTPSKKSRSTMQSTEATA
- a CDS encoding metal-dependent hydrolase, with protein sequence MTISITPTLRDIKFKLPAHNVTHWHKDGMNVSQYLNTMSLFLPVGERFFIKSVRLFRKQITDKELTKAVTAFIGQEAMHGREHEELNKLLEEAGTPANAQEEVVQRLLSFAERVLPAEHQLAVTIGLEHLTGLLADALLNNPESFDGSDERYTTMWRWHAYEETEHKAVAFDVYRDVMGNNLNAYLLRCSYLVAATSIYFALQYPFYIENVRREKGLLDIKGWIKGANFLWGKPGLKRQCISAWFDWFRPGFHPWDHDNRHHLEKFEELLNPILNETSDYQAASVSNG
- a CDS encoding alpha/beta fold hydrolase, yielding MRDLIVSSDDVDLYVKVDGESRNPTVLLLHGFPDNHASWHHQVETLKQTFQVITFDMRGVGNSTPSAKQNAYHMDHMLADIDAVLNATVGAEGRVHLVGHDWGSVIGWSFVSTPRYAHRVISYTSMSGPHLRLMLDWARRNLISGNPKRIAQALQQGVFSWYVYLFNVPLLPELLFKQFGRSIWRALLKANGVDGEDSYLNTTQLGVEKTCLNPIELYRQNPLNPPPLPAKKSIIVPVQLIIPRADRFISHQLFEFYDEYIKTLEQHVIEGKHWAHHSHHQCFNQYLMQFIDRIERSA
- a CDS encoding metal-dependent hydrolase, whose amino-acid sequence is MNTKTVSSSQVSQTDTLLIQRKVSFDFSASPLHWIPNDPYSSHFISVIHTILPAGEYFFCRLYNKALPYIRDDKLQQDVKGFIKQEAMHAKAHNSGISDFLESQGMVVDDFVKQVEWLFDSVLHDKPFGYKVPKAMVQEWLVLRLGLIAAVEHFTCVLGKYALENTQWDQDQADTTVLDILRWHAAEEIEHRSVAFDVYRHLGGSYPMRYLQMLVVFPIIIGLWVKGSSNLMAQDAVFADKKPKVLGLFYWREWQRQAKNGRLPSLLWLASQASRYFKPSYNPSTEASTEQAQAYFFLSPAAHRADAARLLKETHINH
- a CDS encoding 2Fe-2S iron-sulfur cluster-binding protein, with the protein product MLETKTIDTTFYKLPLIEVRPLTSDSVKLTFGVPKELKVAYRFVPGQYLTLRSVIDGKRVSRCYSICSSADSGELSVAIRRVKGGLFSSHAVSQFAVNDVVEVMPPMGQFMLSSDRKGSFLDIGTRSTERGTTLVTERCYAAVAGGSGITPILSMITTVMSVEPQSHFVLFYANRSERTMMFRDELKAIQRQCKGRFHLVSIYSDSAETEPLIHHAVASVLEPNTTGLAQTSADIIPPNLKILLQQLPDLMSADSWYLCGPQAMTDRLKQVLAESGVDESRIQRELFTADTRESVLVSPRDEDKSELCSQIKVIFEGLSIEFHLEQEGEVVLNEALKHRDDLPHACQFGACGTCRAKIISGSAVMKENMALEDEEVEEGYVLTCQAQPTSRVLALSFDE
- a CDS encoding crotonase/enoyl-CoA hydratase family protein; its protein translation is MSFKSLEVSIENHIAHVKLNRPNELNSMNVDFWKELPVAITEIDNKAEARVIVISSTGKHFSAGMDLAVFTSPNSIPMNGDPARMAENLRRAVLQLQQAFNVLEEVRIPVLAAIQGGCIGGAVDMVSACDSRYCTEDTFFTIKETQLGMTADLGTLQRLPLLIPQGIMRELAYTGRKFQAQEAKEIGLVNKVYPTQEAMLEGVMEVAREIAKQSPMAVAGCKEMINYSRDHSVADSLKYMATWQSGMFRPQDMMKCFGAKAQKVDPDFEPLLPIKPLFS
- a CDS encoding DCC1-like thiol-disulfide oxidoreductase family protein, with the protein product METGKSPPPKQDKIRVYYDASCAGCRKDRKRYDQLAGEEAVEWCDITDNDELLKSQGIDPEEAMIKLHIQTPEGVISNDIEAYILLISKIRWLKPLAWFLNFKWVKETIRKIYRNWVLRRLKREGRLKSE
- a CDS encoding transglutaminase-like cysteine peptidase gives rise to the protein MIRTIRLRTLTLVVFVMAMLLHVGTAEGLSLSQSAKGMPWVVSTLSENILPNRAMTPPSYDFKRLEAYQSEQLSEVFSRWNRYNEGRGFFGNIVNLSIKLDEAYLTDIEKTYGAAARERIERWQTMTTLNDKLHIERKLSLVNEFFNKTDFKSDMSHWGQEDYWASPVELLSTNAGDCEDYSIAKYFTLMAMGVPVEHLRITYVKAVRLNQAHMVLAYYEEPNKEPLILDNMTDEILPASERTDLVPVYSFNG
- a CDS encoding DUF6942 family protein — encoded protein: MRQQVVGLGDQHYRVAVCIGNRPTIPYYQNLNEFAPLKPDEIAHIVEHTGNHWRKVFNIFAKLMFQLDKSSEPTWQAYRDRALLQQGSGHALVFSSFESLPLSDDSVVIIAGKSYAEELGVLESVSPIGEGFYIHPSAKVIVTPYFDYRQLSNRKLDMLISLITSDLKFKC